The sequence below is a genomic window from Lepus europaeus isolate LE1 chromosome 20, mLepTim1.pri, whole genome shotgun sequence.
CccctggccccttcctccacCGAGACAGAGGCTTTGTTGCGAGCTGGGGGCGGGAgcgaccctggggtgggggtgggggagtcgtTTCCTTGTGTCTCTGGGCCTGCCAATCACCCTGCTAAGCTGTGCATCTCGGGGCGGGTAAATCACCCTCCCTGGGCGCCTTTCATGGGTTGTGTGACACGCGTGCAGCAGGCACGATGAGATGACGTGGCTtccagagtgggagagaggagggggtccTTGGTGGggctctgccccctgcccgccccagcGCCcaagccccgccctgcccctacCATGAATACAAGTCGTCCTCGGCTGGTCCCAGGGGCACCCATCGGCCGATGGACCACAGCTTCTGGATCTGGGGGCACGAGTTGGCCAGGGTCTTGCCGCTGTCTTCCCACGTGTCTCGGTAGCACAGAAAGTAACTGGGAAAGGCCAGAGCCGCCCGGAAGTGGtcagggttcccagctcctgaaccTGGCAGGCGCAGGCTGTCCTGTTTTTGGAGGGGAGTTACCCAGATGCCCCCTTCCCCCAGGGGGCAGGGATGCGACCCAATGCCGAGAAaggcttttttttgggggggaggacTTTTATTTTGATGGGAGGGTAGGTAAGTTTCAAAAGTGGCTCGGTGCCCCACCTCTGTGCTTGGAGAGGCTGGAATTGGCAttgagcagagggagagaggacttcGATTTTGGTGAGGGGACTCACTAATCCACACGGCTGTGCTGCCCCTGGCCACTGGGCTCCAGGGTGGTCTCCAGATTCCAGCGCATCTTCTTGTAGAGGTACCGGGGGAAGCGGGCGGCCGTGTAGGCAGCCGGGGCGCAGTATCTGAAGATGGACACCTCGTGGGTAGGGCTGAGGGAGAACCTCCCGCAGAAGAAAGACGAGATACTGCTGGTGGGAGATGGCGTGAGGCTGGGCTcggccccccggcccccggcccccaccccccaccccggggaccCTCCTCCCGGCCCCTTACCTTAAGGGGTCCgtctcctccaggtctaccaACCCAAAGGAAGCATACATGAGGACCAGCTGTTCTAAGCGCAGGGTCAGCTGTTGGGAGACTTCCAGCAGCTGCAAGGCAGGGGGTGCacggtgggtgagagaacacCTGCCAGGAGCAACCCCGCCCCCACACCTGGAGCTGTGAGAAgacggggcaggggaggggtttGGGGGGGGGCGCACTACACGCACTGCCTTCCGGACCAGTTCCTGGAGGGCTCCGTGGATGGGAGGCACGCTTCTGGCCGCGGCCTCCAGGTACAGGAAGTAGGGCTCGCACATTTGCAAGAAAGTGGGCATAGCCTTGGCCAGCTGCTCCGTCTGGACACGATCCCTGCTGGAGAGACGGGGTGGCGGAGGTCTTTACATGAGAGCCCTCCTCCATTCTGGAAGTCAGCTCCACCTGTACCCCAGGTGCCCCCACGCCCCCTTTGCGTCCCAGGATCCCGTTCGTTTCAAGCCCATTTGGAACAGGTGCGGGAATGAAGGCACCTGAGAC
It includes:
- the C20H19orf67 gene encoding UPF0575 protein C19orf67 homolog, which gives rise to MASEQWFVGPLPLPGPGQTPPPDDSAAGPQSCGDPRWLTSPGRPGDPLEPLLEAPACTPSPEESLAPEPGPVPTRLPLDTMFSPITEQLRYLLGKADDFQSYLLYSRDRVQTEQLAKAMPTFLQMCEPYFLYLEAAARSVPPIHGALQELVRKALLEVSQQLTLRLEQLVLMYASFGLVDLEETDPLSISSFFCGRFSLSPTHEVSIFRYCAPAAYTAARFPRYLYKKMRWNLETTLEPSGQGQHSRVDYYFLCYRDTWEDSGKTLANSCPQIQKLWSIGRWVPLGPAEDDLYSWILCPQPPGDYQQLLTIGFEEPSHMLATDLLVQILTGQAGPARPPSAAGPAAWAAQGS